The following coding sequences lie in one Hoplias malabaricus isolate fHopMal1 chromosome 14, fHopMal1.hap1, whole genome shotgun sequence genomic window:
- the slc35a2 gene encoding UDP-galactose translocator isoform X2 translates to MATGGESPGSGGGEDKLPSRRQSEANKKLKYISLAILVIQNASLILSIRYVRTLPGDRFFTTSAVVMAEVLKVFTCLIIIMFQKKGNIRDFVALLFDSIAVQYWDTLKLAVPSLIYTLQNNLQYVAISNLPAATFQVTYQLKILTTALFSVLMLRKSLSRVQWISLLLLFAGVAIVQLEQDGSKQKEAIVSSANQNYFKGLVAVVVSCLSSGFAGVYFEKILKGSSASVWIRNVQLGIFGTLLGLLGLLWNDGPAIAEKGFLFGYTSMVWGVIFNQAFGGLLVAVVVKYADNILKGFATSFSIIVSTVMSIYLFGFHVDLLFTLGAGLVIGAVYMYSLPKPAAAPASSSSLSSSSNRSGDNHGDSETDAFLPKPQEKEKGN, encoded by the exons CTAACAAGAAACTGAAGTACATCAGTTTGGCGATTCTGGTGATCCAGAATGCCTCGCTCATCCTCAGTATCCGTTACGTTCGGACGCTGCCGGGCGACCGATTCTTCACGACGTCTGCCGTGGTCATGGCAGAGGTTCTGAAAGTCTTCACCtgtctcatcatcatcatgtttCAGAAGAAAG GGAATATCAGGGACTTTGTGGCCTTGCTGTTTGACTCTATAGCGGTCCAGTATTGGGACACACTGAAGTTAGCAGTTCCTTCACTTATCTACACCTTACAGAACAACCTGCAGTATGTGGCCATCTCTAATTTACCAGCAGCCACTTTCCAG gtGACATATCAGCTAAAGATCCTCACCACGGCTCTGTTCTCTGTGCTGATGCTCAGGAAGAGTCTGTCCCGAGTGCAGTGGATCTCTCTGCTGCTTCTCTTCGCTGGTGTGGCCATCGTGCAGCTGGAGCAAGACGGCAGCAAACAGAAGGAGGCCATTGTCTCCTCTGCAAACCAGAACTATTTCAAAGGCCTAGTGGCCGTGGTGGTGTCCTGCCTGTCTTCAGGCTTTGCTGGCGTTTACTTTGAGAAGATCCTGAAAGGCAGCTCAGCCTCGGTGTGGATCAGGAACGTGCAGCTAGGCATTTTCGGCACTCTTCTGGGCCTGCTGGGTCTATTGTGGAACGATGGCCCTGCCATTGCTGAAAAGGGCTTTTTGTTTGGCTACACGTCTATGGTGTGGGGTGTGATCTTCAACCAGGCCTTCGGGGGTTTGCTGGTGGCTGTGGTGGTGAAATACGCAGACAATATCCTAAAAGGCTTTGCCACCTCTTTCTCCATCATTGTATCTACAGTCATGTCCATCTACCTCTTTGGTTTCCATGTGGACCTGCTTTTTACGCTGGGAGCAGGGCTGGTCATAGGAGCTGTGTATATGTACAGCCTGCCTAAACCTGCAGCAGCACCAGCTAGCAGCTCCTCACTCTCCTCATCCAGCAACAGAAGCGGGGACAACCATGGAGATTCAGAGACGGATGCGTTCCTTCCAAA GCCCCAAGAAAAGGAGAAAGGAAACTAA
- the slc35a2 gene encoding UDP-galactose translocator isoform X1 — MATGGESPGSGGGEDKLPSRRQSEAANKKLKYISLAILVIQNASLILSIRYVRTLPGDRFFTTSAVVMAEVLKVFTCLIIIMFQKKGNIRDFVALLFDSIAVQYWDTLKLAVPSLIYTLQNNLQYVAISNLPAATFQVTYQLKILTTALFSVLMLRKSLSRVQWISLLLLFAGVAIVQLEQDGSKQKEAIVSSANQNYFKGLVAVVVSCLSSGFAGVYFEKILKGSSASVWIRNVQLGIFGTLLGLLGLLWNDGPAIAEKGFLFGYTSMVWGVIFNQAFGGLLVAVVVKYADNILKGFATSFSIIVSTVMSIYLFGFHVDLLFTLGAGLVIGAVYMYSLPKPAAAPASSSSLSSSSNRSGDNHGDSETDAFLPKPQEKEKGN; from the exons CAGCTAACAAGAAACTGAAGTACATCAGTTTGGCGATTCTGGTGATCCAGAATGCCTCGCTCATCCTCAGTATCCGTTACGTTCGGACGCTGCCGGGCGACCGATTCTTCACGACGTCTGCCGTGGTCATGGCAGAGGTTCTGAAAGTCTTCACCtgtctcatcatcatcatgtttCAGAAGAAAG GGAATATCAGGGACTTTGTGGCCTTGCTGTTTGACTCTATAGCGGTCCAGTATTGGGACACACTGAAGTTAGCAGTTCCTTCACTTATCTACACCTTACAGAACAACCTGCAGTATGTGGCCATCTCTAATTTACCAGCAGCCACTTTCCAG gtGACATATCAGCTAAAGATCCTCACCACGGCTCTGTTCTCTGTGCTGATGCTCAGGAAGAGTCTGTCCCGAGTGCAGTGGATCTCTCTGCTGCTTCTCTTCGCTGGTGTGGCCATCGTGCAGCTGGAGCAAGACGGCAGCAAACAGAAGGAGGCCATTGTCTCCTCTGCAAACCAGAACTATTTCAAAGGCCTAGTGGCCGTGGTGGTGTCCTGCCTGTCTTCAGGCTTTGCTGGCGTTTACTTTGAGAAGATCCTGAAAGGCAGCTCAGCCTCGGTGTGGATCAGGAACGTGCAGCTAGGCATTTTCGGCACTCTTCTGGGCCTGCTGGGTCTATTGTGGAACGATGGCCCTGCCATTGCTGAAAAGGGCTTTTTGTTTGGCTACACGTCTATGGTGTGGGGTGTGATCTTCAACCAGGCCTTCGGGGGTTTGCTGGTGGCTGTGGTGGTGAAATACGCAGACAATATCCTAAAAGGCTTTGCCACCTCTTTCTCCATCATTGTATCTACAGTCATGTCCATCTACCTCTTTGGTTTCCATGTGGACCTGCTTTTTACGCTGGGAGCAGGGCTGGTCATAGGAGCTGTGTATATGTACAGCCTGCCTAAACCTGCAGCAGCACCAGCTAGCAGCTCCTCACTCTCCTCATCCAGCAACAGAAGCGGGGACAACCATGGAGATTCAGAGACGGATGCGTTCCTTCCAAA GCCCCAAGAAAAGGAGAAAGGAAACTAA